Below is a genomic region from Fischerella sp. PCC 9605.
CGTCGATGAAGGTAGGGGAGCGTTCTTTTCCAATCCTAATGGCATTGCCAATATTCTTACTCGTGTCACAGGCGGTAATCCTTCCAACATTCTCGGTACGTTGGGTGTCTTAGGTAACGCAAATCTCTACTTGATTAACCCGAAAGGGATTTTTTTTGGGCCAAATGCTCGTCTGAATCTAGGTGGTTCATTTTTTGCAACAACAGCCGATAGTCTGGTATTTGACAACAATTTTGAATTTAGTGCTACCAATCCAGAAACACCGCCACTTTTAACGGTAAATATTCCCATTGGCTTGCGATTTCGGGATAACCCAGGAAATATCGCTACAAATCGCTCTGTAGCCAGCGATGGCACTGTTGTTCGTAGTATTCTTCAGATGCAACCAGGAAAGACACTGGCGCTGGTAGGGGGTAACGTCAACTTAGATGGCGGAGTTCTGTTAGCACCGGGAGGACGAGTTGAGTTAGGAGGATTGGCAGTTGCTGGAACAGTTGGAATAAATGCTGATGGTAGTTTGAGTTTTCCGGATGGTGTCACCAGAGCAGATGTCACACTCAGTAATAATGCATTAGTTGGTGTATCTGGACAAGGAGGAGACAGCATCGGAGTTAATGCCCGAAATTTCGAGATTTTCGCAGGCACTGACACAACTGGATTTGTAGCTGGAATTTTAAGTCCTGGAGCACCTGATGCTCAGGCTGGTGATATTGTCATTAATGCTACAGACAAAGTCAGAATCCAGGGAAATGCTAACTCCTCTGCTGGAATCTTCAATGGAGTTGACTCCTCATCATCAGGAAACGCAGGAGATGTCATTATCAACACCAATACTTTAGAAGGTATTGACAGATTTTCCATCATTTCGTCTAATTTAGGACAAGGAAATACCGGAAAAGTAAGCATTACAGCTACTGACCAAGTCTCTTTCCAGGGATTGGAGGGAGAAGGTAGCGGAGTCGGCATTTTTTTGGGAGCATCAACCGTAGGCGAGACAGATGACATTACTATCAACACGCGATCGCTGTCTTTATCCAACTTTGCTCAGCTAACTACCTCTTCTACCGGACAAGCAAAAGCAGCAAATATCCGCATCAATGCCTCTGAGTCTATATCTGTAAGCGGTAACTCAGTTCTGCAAGCTGCTAACTATGGGTTGGGGAACGCAGGAAACATAATTATTGACGCAGAAAATGCAACTGTCTCCTTTGATGGGCCATTCACCAGCATCAACACTGGTCTTAGCAGTCGACGAGCAAATACATCTGGTGTTGACTTAGCCCAGTCCAGACAGGGAGGCGACATTATTATCAAAGCGCGCGAATTTTCTGTCACAAATGGCGCTCAATTATTTACTACCACTTTTGCAAATGGTAATGCTGGAAATGTGAAACTAAATATCAGCGATCGGATTCAGATTGCAGGAGAAAGTGACCAACCTGACTCTAATGGCAACTTCAGTCGCAGCAGTATTTCCAGCGTTGTAGGTATTGGGGCGACTGGTAACGCTGGCAATATCGAGATGACCACGCGATCGCTTTTGATCGCTGATGGAGGACTCCTAAATTCCAGCACCTTCGGTAAGGGGAACGCAGGCAACATCACGATTAATGCTAGCGATACTGTCTCTTTTGATGGGACAAGTAAAACAGGAGCATCTAGTGCAGCCTATAGCACCGTGGCAACAGGAGGAGAAGGCAATGGCGGAGACATCAAAATTACTGCAAGCTCAGTTTCATTGACTAATGAGGCTCAACTGAGTGGTGATGTGAGCAGTGGGGCGACAGGCAACGCCGGCAACATCGATATTTTTACCGGATCGCTTTTTGTCAATGGTGCATCCCAAATAAATTCCGGCACTTCTGGCAAGGGGAATGCGGGAAATATCACGATTAATGCTAGCGATACTGTCTCTTTTGATGGAGCAAAAAACGGAGATTTCCCTAGTGGAGTCTTTAGTATTGTAGACGCGGGAGGAGAGGGCAAAGGCGGAGACATCAAGATAACTGCTAGGTCGTTTTTATTGACCAATGGGGGTAGTTTAAATACCTTTGTCCGTGAAGCTTCTGATACAGAGGCTGGTGGTATTGGCGATGCTGGAAATGTGAAGCTAAATATCAGCGATACGATCCAAATTACAGGAAAAAGTGAACCTAACTCTAATGGCGACTTCACCAAAAGTGGTATCTTCAGCAGTGTAGAAAGTGAGACTACTGGCAACGCAGGCAACATTGAGATTGTCACGGGGTCACTATTGATGAGTGATGGACTATTGAGTTCCCGAACTTTTGGTCAAGGAAATGCGGGCAACATCAACATCACAACAGGATCGCTTTTTGTAACTGATGGGGGACAGCTAAGTTCCAGCACCTTTGGACAGGGAGATGCGGGCAACGTCATAATTAATGCCACTGATACCGTCTCTTTTAATGGCACAGATAACCAAGGAGCCGCCAGTGCAGTCTTCAGCACAGTAGAAGCAGGGGGGGAGGGCAAAGGCGGAGACATCAACATCACTGCCAGATCGCTTTCATTGACTAACGGGGGTAGACTAAATACCTTTGTCCGTGAAACTTCCGATACAGATCCTGGTGG
It encodes:
- a CDS encoding two-partner secretion domain-containing protein, which translates into the protein MATLGSIAPLSIATAQITPDNSLGSENSVVSPDVINGIPSDRIDGGATRGSNLFHSFQEFNVDEGRGAFFSNPNGIANILTRVTGGNPSNILGTLGVLGNANLYLINPKGIFFGPNARLNLGGSFFATTADSLVFDNNFEFSATNPETPPLLTVNIPIGLRFRDNPGNIATNRSVASDGTVVRSILQMQPGKTLALVGGNVNLDGGVLLAPGGRVELGGLAVAGTVGINADGSLSFPDGVTRADVTLSNNALVGVSGQGGDSIGVNARNFEIFAGTDTTGFVAGILSPGAPDAQAGDIVINATDKVRIQGNANSSAGIFNGVDSSSSGNAGDVIINTNTLEGIDRFSIISSNLGQGNTGKVSITATDQVSFQGLEGEGSGVGIFLGASTVGETDDITINTRSLSLSNFAQLTTSSTGQAKAANIRINASESISVSGNSVLQAANYGLGNAGNIIIDAENATVSFDGPFTSINTGLSSRRANTSGVDLAQSRQGGDIIIKAREFSVTNGAQLFTTTFANGNAGNVKLNISDRIQIAGESDQPDSNGNFSRSSISSVVGIGATGNAGNIEMTTRSLLIADGGLLNSSTFGKGNAGNITINASDTVSFDGTSKTGASSAAYSTVATGGEGNGGDIKITASSVSLTNEAQLSGDVSSGATGNAGNIDIFTGSLFVNGASQINSGTSGKGNAGNITINASDTVSFDGAKNGDFPSGVFSIVDAGGEGKGGDIKITARSFLLTNGGSLNTFVREASDTEAGGIGDAGNVKLNISDTIQITGKSEPNSNGDFTKSGIFSSVESETTGNAGNIEIVTGSLLMSDGLLSSRTFGQGNAGNINITTGSLFVTDGGQLSSSTFGQGDAGNVIINATDTVSFNGTDNQGAASAVFSTVEAGGEGKGGDINITARSLSLTNGGRLNTFVRETSDTDPGGIGDAGNVKLNISDAINIAGASDKIDTTGNFVRSGIFSEVRNGARGNAGSIDISTGSLFVTDGGQLLSNTSGQGDAGSIKINANSLSLKNGAQLNTNSDVENRQAGNIEVTTAKDIQLDNQASITANTQGGEGNIILDSRDLILRRNSNITTNATGTATGGDITINTGNLVALENSDISANAQESFGGRVSITAESIFGTEFRERLTPQSDITATSELGPQFSGTVQINTPDVDPSQGLTELPENVTDPSDKIAENPCQKGFGSSFIITGRGGLPTSPNESFKSDNVRVGLVEPASSSSNSPIATITQPETSATSKRIVPAQGWVLNNKGEVVLVAYDPTASNPQRASQKTAACPAPF